One part of the Hydra vulgaris chromosome 01, alternate assembly HydraT2T_AEP genome encodes these proteins:
- the LOC136075427 gene encoding uncharacterized protein LOC136075427, which translates to MSEFVCSKSSSYRAAENAVVMGANESRDHIKSISKSSNSLITIHFDGKIVKELTEEKQFSKDRLAVLAWIKGQTELLGIPVIDSGSGEHQKEAIEELISNFGLEDKVQCLCFDTTSANTGKAKGVCSRIIVHLQRPMLLTACRYHIFERHVTHFWELYPSSHTSGPEKKLFKHLKNHWNNLDTENQDLKRLSTPVDSWINEQRLSAIQFCRYIISTKVFKKDGKFRKDYQELAELTLMVLSHTDRFKLHNPGAVHHARFMGKSLFYLKLFLLMEKIPEINEESKDEITEMTKFLSIFYTEWFLRAELSSTAPTQDMKAYWQMKRFEELNKAGAQAVSESIMRHTWYLDPYLVIAIADQKCKERRNMAKRLFGLKRPSIEEYSLERQVLDKDILKNLNFSQDEPPSLVPLVTEKSWLIFDMLGHGKAEVQWIKLPAEYWILNDFYQEFETAIMNLDIVNDCSERTVKLVQQLVNKAHSKEKRQDTFLFTHVYKRNRNGSKKLDHAKAALNV; encoded by the exons ATGTCTGAGTTTGTATGCTCTAAATCTTCATCATACAGAGCAGCAGAGAATGCTGTGGTAATGGGTGCAAATGAAAGCAGAGACCATATAAAAAGCATTTCTAAATCTTCAAATTCTCTGATAACAattcattttgatggaaaaattgtaaaagaacTTACTGAagaaaaacagttttcaaaagaTAGGTTAGCTGTTCTTGCTTGGATTAAAGGACAAACCGAGTTACTTGGAATTCCAGTAATCGACTCAGGTTCTGGAGAACACCAAAAAGAAGCTATAGAAGAACTTATTTCTAACTTTGGATTAGAGGATAAAGTTCAGTGTCTTTGCTTTGATACCACTAGCGCCAACACAGGTAAAGCAAAAGGAGTTTGTAGCAGAATCATTGTGCACTTACAGCGCCCTATGTTATTAACTGCATGTCGATACCATATTTTTGAGCGTCATGTTACCCATTTTTGGGAACTTTATCCAAGTAGTCATACTTCAGgaccagaaaaaaaattatttaaacatctGAAGAACCATTGGAATAATCTAGATACTGaaaatcaagatttaaaaagattatcaaCTCCTGTTGATTCCTGGATTAATGAACAAAGGCTGAGTGCTATTCAATTTTGCAGATATATAATTAGCACTAAAGTTTTTAAGAAG gaTGGAAAGTTTCGTAAAGATTATCAAGAATTGGCTGAACTTACATTGATGGTACTGTCACACACTGACAGGTTTAAACTTCACAATCCTGGAGCTGTTCATCATGCCAGATTCATgggtaaaagtttattttacctAAAACTGTTTCTACTTATGGAAAAAATCCCTGAAATCAATGAAGAGAGCAAGGATGAAATCACTGAAATGACAAAGtttctttccattttttacACTGAATGGTTTCTTAGAGCGGAGCTAAGTTCAACTGCTCCAACGCAG GATATGAAAGCATACTGGCAGATGAAAAGGTTTGAGGAATTGAATAAAGCTGGAGCTCAAGCTGTTTCTGAATCCATTATGCGACATACTTGGTACCTTGATCCATATTTAGTCATAGCAATTGCAGATCAGAAATGTAAAGAACGTAGAAACATGGCTAAGAGACTATTTGGTTTAAAACGACCCTCTATAGAGGAGTATTCCTTAGAAAGACAGGTGTTGGATAAAGACATTCTGAAGAACTTAAACTTTTCACAGGATGAGCCTCCCAGTTTAGTTCCACTAGTTACAGAGAAGTCCTGGCTTATATTTGACATGCTTGGTCATGGAAAAGCTGAGGTTCAATGGATTAAGCTTCCTGCAGAGTATTggattttaaatgatttctaTCAAGAATTTGAAACAGCCATCATGAATCTTGATATTGTGAATGATTGTTCAGAAAGAACAGTCAAATTAGTTCAACAACTTGTTAATAAAGCACATTCAAAAGAGAAAAGGCAAGATACGTTTCTTTTTACTCATGTGTACAAGCGAAATCGAAATGGTAGTAAAAAGTTGGATCATGCCAAAGCTGCACTcaatgtataa